CCACCCCGAATGAACCCCTCCTAAGATGGACGGGGCGCATTAAAAACTACACGTCCCGATGGGAGAACCGGTGCAGCGCGCAAAGAAACCCCGCAGCCGTACGTCAACAGAGGACTTTGATTTCTTCATTATCGCGTCccgcagcaacaacaacaacaacaacaacaacgacgacgaCGGAGGAACAGGCATGTTGGCAGGCCGGCTGACCCGCGGACATGCGCCATAGGATTCTATTTCTGGAGCCTCATTGCTTTTACAGATTAACTGCCCTCAAATATGGCCCCAATCCATTCATTGCGCCACTAGTTTGACTGTTGCCTGAGGTTGTGTATTTTCAAGCTTCAAAATACCCCCCCACCGTGCGTCAGTCCAGTCATCTGAGGAGAACCCTGCCTTTGGCCTCCAGATTCCTGCGAAGGAACAAACACTTTTTATGACAGCCCgggaggcgttttttttttgtattccttGTTTACCGTCGAATCATAACTCGCTGCCCATCTTCATCTGAAACAGCTGAGGGGAAAGACTGACACCTAAAGCTTTCCCAAGCAAATCCCCCTTTGCTCAGATTAAGACTTTCTCTGACGTGTTTTCGTTTGCCCGTCTGCAGCTAATCACGGACCATTATTATCAGAAGAACTTCCGCAGAGAATGAAAGCAGAAGCCAACGTGGATTAAAAGCCCCGAACGAtcaaaaaaaacgtgaaagaGTCCCACATCTCGCAGTTTACAGGCCGCTGCTGGATATTATACTCATCGCCATAAATCTGACATGTATAGTTGACCTGTAGACAAAGCTCTATAATAAGAGGAAAATTAAAGAATAAGATTAAAGATGGATTATCACCGAAACACTAAAGCCAGCGGAACAGCTGCTTTTGTATAAACCCATTGGACGCTCTTTAGAGAGGCGCTCTGCCGACAGATTTGAAGATTAAATTTGGCCGGTTGATGTGGTGGCCTCTTGTGTGCTTGGTATTAAAAGCGAGGGATGGAGAATCCGGATGAGCTGGAGCACCCTCTTCTGGGAGAAAGCCTCAATAGCAGCCGGGCGgcggggccggggccggggccggggccggggcaGGGACCCGGGACTGGACAGGCCCCGGGCGGCCTCTTCAAGAGCATCCTGGTAAAGTGCGAGGAGGACAGAGCGTACCCTCCGATAGCGTGGAGGGGCTATTGTGGACATCCGCCGgagtttcagcagcagcagctgctcgaCCCTTGCTCCTTACCTCACACGCTGGAGTCCTTTTATCCGGCGGCGCCGATCTGGGGCCACACAGACTCTCTGCTCAGCAAAGACTATCTAGAGACCACCTTCGTGGACATTCGGCCCGGCTCGACGCTGGAAAGGAAGCTGCTGGCTGAGACTCAGGACTTCCACGACGTCTCCTACAGCATGGATGATGAAGACGACCTGCTTCCTGATTCTGACGTAAGAAATTATTTGAgtgctccggtttcctcccacctccaaagacatgctcgttaggctaattggtgactctccAGGAACCCCCCTGCTagaaaatgagattaaataaataaattgaagtgttaatttaagcaaaaataacaataaatgcaaCTCGTTCCCTCCCAGATGTTCGTTTAGAATGAGCAGTAAGACATGCATGGTGCTGAAAGTAAAGATCACTTTCTCATTGTTTTATCGATAATGTGTCGGAAATAGTAAATAGCATCTGTTCGTGTTTAACCAGGCAAACCAGCCAGAGGCAGAATCAGAGAATGATTGACATCGCTGAACGTTGCACTAATTGTTTCATCCCATCAGATTAATCTAATAATCGTGCGTCTGCCACGTCCTCTCAGTTTCTCTGGAAAGTTTCAGAGTAGGAGAAGGAGACCTTCGCATTCTCAGCTCTTTCCCGAAGAGGAGCTTAAAATAGACGTATGAGcggtgcgtttttttttttttttttttttgggggaagGCAGCAATTGAATACTTACTGTCAAAATGCCAGATTACGTAAAGCTGCTCTCCTTCAGAGCAGGTAATGACGCCGGAGTAGCGAACGGGGACGGCCGCTCTATTACATAGATCACTAGGCAAAGCCCGTCTTGAGTGAAAATGCAAATTAGAAATTGGTCATGTGACATTCTGTGAGTCAACACGGGAATGCAAATAGTGTAAATGTCACAAATGACTAACTAAAGGTTGTTTAAATTGTTAAACAACGTCTCCCTGCAAGGTCGAATTAAAAGCACTAATTACCAGCTGTGGACTAGAAAGGCTGAGGCTGCTTTACGATTATTACTTTGATTAAGGATGATTACATTCAACAGCAGCTGGCAGCCATGAAGTTTGCGGTTTAAAAGTTTGAtccacaaggacaaaaaaagaagcggcgcacgaaaaaaaaaaacgcagggTTGTTTAAAGCTCATTCTGGATGCCGTACGCGGCGGCGCTGCAGAGTCACAGGGCTGTGGGAATAAAACCTTGCAGTGACCTCAAAGAGGCACAACAACAcgtctcctcctttctttcactTCACATGTTTAGCAGGAGAGTCAAACTCAACCGCCGCCGCTCCAGGGTGGGTTTGTCTCTCTGAGGAGCAGATCGATATTATGTGAGGGCAGGAGAGACGACCTCAGGGGCGTCCCGCCCTAATCGACCTTTCATATgagtgacaacaaaacaaaaacggcaAACGTCAGAGagtcttattttacaaaacGTCAACGCGCATCGAATGTCCCCGTAAACTGAGTAAACTGAGTGACTGTAACAAAGCGTACAACCGCTTTATGCATACGACAAAAGAGGCAGGGTAACGGGATCGGGTCATAGCGTGAGAGAGGAAGTCGGGCTGAATATGCAGCTGTTTGAAAAAGATGCATGAGTCACGAATCGCTCGCGGTCAGCAGACGTAGCGCGTATCCAGACTAACCCCATTCAGTCACATTATCTTTCAGGCACCAGCAAAGTTTTCCGTTTGTTTGCGGAGGACgcgaacacaacacaacacaacacaacacaacacaacacaacaagaacGCAGGGTTTTTCATGCTGACATAAACACCGAGCGGATTATCTTTCTATGTTTAATGCAACGTTTGAAATGAATGGACGCCACTCAAATGATTTATGTGTAAAGGGTCGGGTCACTCAGATTCTACACACAGTTCATTTAGCAGCAATATGCTTCCACAAAGGTGCAGGTTTTAGAACATACAGAAGCTATACAGCATGTCTTTGCAGAAGCAGTGTCCCATTTCTCTGAATAACCTACAAATCGTCCTGAAGAATTAAAACTGTTCACGTTTTATGAAACATTCGGCCTTTGCATTGTTGTGGGAGCAGAAACCTCAGAGATGTGCATGCAGATTGTTGCAGACTGTGTCTCTTTACCGTGTGTTACCAAACCCTCTGACCTGAACTCAACCTAAGTTCACTCTGTTTGAATCCCAGGACTCGTCCATTGAGGACTTTAGCGATACAGACAGTGAGAGCAACTTCCCTCTGATGATCCCTCAGGACTACCTGGGTCTGGCCTTTTTCTCCATGCTCTGCTGCTTCTGGCCCCTGGGCATCGCTGCCTTCTACCTTTCACAGAaggtacacgcacacacacacacacacacacacacacacacacacactaaatccATGTACTGACAAGATACAACCTGGCATGGCCTGGCTCACAGCGGAGGGTGGGTTCATAACCCTCTGTAGAGTGAGTGGAGACTAAACCACAGGTCTGGGGCAGTAAGTGCTGAACAAGTGAAGTcactatggaaaaaaaaagttgcatcaCAACCCGACTGCAGGATTATATAACAGCACAGATTGAAAATATAGTAAAACACCTGTAATGTTGGATTTTAGCAAGATTGATGATACTACATTTATTATGTGTATATTAATCTTATTTATTGATTAGAGTCCCCTGCActaaacatttaattagaatagacaccaaaaaacacataaaggTGTTTTTCTATTAAAATTTAACACAAGATAAAGGTGGTTGCTGTAAAAAAAAGCCTCTATCACTGGTCACCAGAGGCCCCTGTTTTATTTCGGCATCCTTCCAGCAGCGCAGAGGGGCAAAGAAATCCCATTAACACTTTTGGGAAGCTAACTGGCAGCGAGCGGCAAAGGCCTTTTGATCGAAATCAATGCGCTTCGTTAAGGTTTAATTAGAGTCATAACAAGAAACCTCAAGGTGATGGATTTCCAATATTGTTGAGTGCTACCTAGAAGAGTCAAAGGCAAGgacaagaggaaggaaggaaggaaggaaggcaggaaggaaggattcAGAGATGCAACATAATACGAGCTTAGCGTGTGATTGGAAACGAGTGGAAGAGGAAAGTGCGCGCCGGGAGGGGAggacattaacattaacaatgaCAAATTCCCTTCTtctatttttccccccctctaaTCCTCATCTTACtgtcttccctcccctcccgtttttttttttttcctcagaccAACAAGGCTTCGGCTCAGGGGGATTTTCAAGGTGCCAACGCGGCGTCTCGCCAGGCTCTGTGGCTCTCAGTGCTCTCCATTGTGTTCGGCATCATAACCTACATCTGCGCCATCGCTGCGTTGATCTCCTACCTGTCCGGGAAGCCGCCGTAatgcggagggggggggggggagctgtCGCGCGAAAGGATGCACGtgcaatacaaaaacaaaaa
This sequence is a window from Mugil cephalus isolate CIBA_MC_2020 chromosome 9, CIBA_Mcephalus_1.1, whole genome shotgun sequence. Protein-coding genes within it:
- the tmem91 gene encoding synapse differentiation-inducing gene protein 1 — its product is MENPDELEHPLLGESLNSSRAAGPGPGPGPGQGPGTGQAPGGLFKSILVKCEEDRAYPPIAWRGYCGHPPEFQQQQLLDPCSLPHTLESFYPAAPIWGHTDSLLSKDYLETTFVDIRPGSTLERKLLAETQDFHDVSYSMDDEDDLLPDSDDSSIEDFSDTDSESNFPLMIPQDYLGLAFFSMLCCFWPLGIAAFYLSQKTNKASAQGDFQGANAASRQALWLSVLSIVFGIITYICAIAALISYLSGKPP